Proteins from one Catenuloplanes atrovinosus genomic window:
- a CDS encoding DUF6585 family protein, producing the protein MAGDLTPEAVATERRFGALVTVHEPPGPVVPIAMTLAGLAFYGTMVVMIARTSEVSAIVHWWAAFVGAGILVGVTVEEVSRGRRRNRPHLYEFTHGLVRAHRGTITAYAWDDLEYVERATYHHGAQGTGSWSYATVLRLRDGTGEVDILAPLDGVAGRIADAALIRARDSLLHGTPVHFGAITAGPGGLTIGDEFLPWRDLDRVDVGRRFVEIRRAGHRRPWRSLPIGDVPDSRALASLIHENTSARDGCRSRRDPAGPRSRRRCTA; encoded by the coding sequence ATGGCGGGGGACCTGACGCCCGAGGCGGTGGCCACCGAGCGCCGGTTCGGCGCGCTCGTCACCGTGCACGAGCCGCCCGGCCCGGTCGTCCCGATCGCGATGACGCTGGCCGGCCTCGCGTTCTACGGCACCATGGTCGTCATGATCGCGCGGACCAGCGAGGTCTCGGCCATCGTGCACTGGTGGGCCGCGTTCGTCGGCGCGGGCATCCTGGTCGGCGTGACCGTCGAGGAGGTGTCGCGCGGCCGTCGCCGGAACCGCCCGCACCTCTACGAGTTCACCCACGGCCTGGTGCGCGCCCACCGTGGCACGATCACCGCCTACGCCTGGGACGACCTGGAGTACGTGGAGCGCGCCACCTACCACCACGGCGCCCAGGGCACCGGAAGCTGGTCGTACGCCACCGTGCTCCGCCTGCGCGACGGCACCGGCGAGGTCGACATCCTCGCACCCCTGGACGGCGTGGCCGGCCGCATCGCGGACGCCGCGCTGATCCGCGCCCGCGACTCCCTGCTCCACGGCACCCCCGTCCACTTCGGCGCGATCACCGCCGGACCCGGCGGTCTCACGATCGGCGACGAGTTCCTGCCCTGGCGCGACCTCGATCGCGTCGACGTCGGTCGCCGATTCGTCGAGATTCGCCGCGCCGGCCATCGCAGACCCTGGAGATCGCTGCCGATCGGCGACGTGCCCGACTCCCGCGCACTGGCCTCGCTGATCCACGAGAACACGTCGGCGAGGGATGGCTGCCGATCGCGCCGCGACCCGGCTGGGCCCCGTTCCCGGCGGAGGTGCACCGCCTGA
- a CDS encoding FAD-dependent oxidoreductase, which translates to MVAWGHRLATVTPRDGRGFALTFDDGRRADCDLLVGADGARSAVRPLLTDARPSYVATLVELTVRDVDRRHPDLADLVGPGNLWCVGANRILAAQRLGDGDLRVGISSRAEHRLHGKRELLALFDGWDARLTALIDAADDAPVPRRIEALPIGTRWTHRPGRTLIGDAAHLMPPVGEGANQAMLDAADLAAALAADPADPDAAIRSYEAAMFARTRPIAEMSARVQAMMLSPTAADDLTRFFATGPTG; encoded by the coding sequence GTGGTGGCGTGGGGCCACCGACTCGCGACGGTCACCCCGCGCGACGGCCGCGGCTTCGCGCTGACCTTCGACGACGGCCGCCGCGCCGACTGCGACCTGCTCGTCGGCGCGGACGGCGCGCGCTCGGCCGTCCGCCCGCTGCTGACCGACGCGCGGCCGTCCTACGTGGCCACGCTGGTGGAGCTGACCGTCCGCGATGTGGACCGCCGCCACCCGGACCTCGCCGACCTGGTCGGCCCCGGGAACCTCTGGTGCGTCGGGGCGAACCGGATCCTCGCCGCGCAACGCCTCGGCGACGGGGACCTCCGCGTCGGGATCTCCTCGCGCGCCGAGCACCGGCTGCACGGCAAGCGGGAGTTGCTGGCTCTGTTCGACGGGTGGGACGCGCGCCTCACCGCCCTGATCGACGCCGCCGACGACGCCCCGGTGCCGCGCCGGATCGAGGCCCTGCCCATCGGTACGCGCTGGACCCACCGCCCCGGCCGCACGCTCATCGGCGACGCCGCGCACCTGATGCCGCCGGTCGGCGAGGGCGCCAACCAGGCCATGCTGGACGCCGCCGACCTGGCCGCCGCGCTCGCCGCCGACCCCGCCGACCCGGACGCGGCGATCCGGTCCTACGAGGCGGCGATGTTCGCCCGCACCCGCCCGATCGCCGAGATGTCCGCGCGCGTCCAGGCCATGATGCTCTCGCCGACCGCGGCCGACGACCTCACCCGCTTCTTCGCCACCGGCCCCACCGGCTGA
- a CDS encoding FAD-dependent monooxygenase → MRIAIAGGGLGGLTLALILHRHGIAATVYEREPSRSARSQGGMLDLHPESGQRALAAAGLTARFRSAARPEGEEHRILDPHGRTLVHHVPEPDSFSGRPEIDRRVLRCCATCCSTRSPATWWRGATDSRRSPRATAAASR, encoded by the coding sequence ATGCGGATCGCGATCGCCGGCGGCGGCCTCGGCGGCCTGACGCTGGCCCTGATCCTGCACCGGCACGGCATCGCGGCGACCGTGTACGAACGCGAGCCGAGCCGGTCCGCGCGGTCCCAGGGCGGCATGCTCGACCTGCACCCGGAGTCCGGGCAGCGCGCGCTGGCCGCCGCGGGCCTGACCGCCCGGTTCCGGTCCGCGGCGCGGCCCGAGGGGGAGGAGCACCGCATCCTCGACCCGCACGGCCGCACGCTCGTGCACCACGTCCCGGAGCCCGACTCGTTCTCCGGCCGTCCCGAGATCGACCGGCGGGTGCTGCGCTGCTGCGCGACCTGCTGCTCGACTCGCTCCCCGGCGACGTGGTGGCGTGGGGCCACCGACTCGCGACGGTCACCCCGCGCGACGGCCGCGGCTTCGCGCTGA
- a CDS encoding TetR/AcrR family transcriptional regulator: protein MDTSYGSAAVPVWERPEPRPRAAPVPLSRATIAATAIRLADADGLDGLSVRRLAKELGVGPMRLYDYVTNRSELLDLMVDRVYEEIGGTSETGEWRATVLAVVHRTRRAALAHEWFADLLGGRPHLGPHALAVGETTAAALSRAPGVRDLDDLQRALGALNAFMIGAIRAEITERRAARATGTDLSTWQAGLGPYLARMLDTGRYPTVARLVADGAHLDAEDTFTRNLTTVLDGVTGRP, encoded by the coding sequence ATGGATACGTCGTACGGTAGCGCGGCGGTGCCGGTGTGGGAACGGCCCGAACCCCGGCCGCGGGCGGCACCGGTGCCGCTGAGCCGCGCCACGATCGCCGCCACCGCGATCCGGCTGGCCGACGCGGACGGGCTCGACGGGCTGTCCGTGCGCCGGCTCGCCAAGGAGCTCGGCGTCGGCCCGATGCGCCTCTACGACTACGTCACCAACCGCTCCGAGCTGCTCGACCTGATGGTCGACAGGGTCTACGAGGAGATCGGCGGGACCAGCGAGACCGGCGAGTGGCGCGCGACGGTCCTGGCCGTCGTGCACCGGACCCGTCGCGCCGCCCTCGCGCACGAGTGGTTCGCCGACCTGCTCGGCGGGCGCCCGCACCTGGGGCCGCACGCGCTCGCCGTGGGTGAGACGACCGCGGCCGCGCTCAGCCGGGCCCCCGGCGTGCGCGACCTCGACGACCTCCAGCGGGCCCTGGGCGCGCTCAACGCGTTCATGATCGGGGCGATCCGCGCCGAGATCACCGAGCGCCGCGCCGCGCGCGCCACCGGCACCGACCTGAGTACCTGGCAGGCCGGCCTCGGTCCCTACCTGGCCCGGATGCTGGACACCGGCCGCTACCCCACGGTCGCGCGGCTGGTGGCCGACGGCGCGCACCTCGACGCGGAGGACACGTTCACCCGCAACCTGACCACGGTCCTGGACGGCGTCACCGGCCGGCCGTGA
- a CDS encoding response regulator transcription factor, which produces MTTVLIVDDQPLQRLGFRMLLEGTPGMSSVGEAGHGAEAVRMAGELRPDVVLMDVRMPGMDGIEATRRIVAVGGRTRVLILTTFDLDEYVYAGLRAGASGFLLKDARPEELIAGIRAVDAGDAVVAPRLTRRLMEAYTRDAGAAPVDDPRLATLSEREHEVLVAVGRGWTNTEIAERLVLTESTVKKHVGRVLAKLHARDRVQAVIIAYDTGLVRPGES; this is translated from the coding sequence ATGACCACGGTCCTCATCGTGGACGACCAGCCGTTGCAGCGCCTCGGCTTCCGGATGCTGCTGGAGGGCACGCCCGGGATGTCGTCGGTCGGCGAGGCCGGGCACGGCGCGGAGGCGGTCCGGATGGCCGGGGAACTGCGGCCGGACGTGGTGCTGATGGACGTGCGCATGCCGGGCATGGACGGCATCGAGGCCACCCGCCGGATCGTGGCGGTCGGCGGCCGTACCCGGGTGCTGATTTTGACCACGTTCGACCTGGACGAGTACGTCTATGCCGGCCTGCGCGCCGGCGCCAGCGGCTTCCTGCTGAAGGACGCCCGCCCGGAGGAGCTGATCGCCGGCATCCGCGCGGTCGACGCCGGCGACGCCGTGGTCGCGCCGCGGCTGACCCGGCGGCTGATGGAGGCGTACACCCGGGACGCCGGCGCCGCGCCCGTGGATGACCCGCGGCTGGCCACGCTGAGCGAGCGGGAGCACGAGGTCCTGGTCGCCGTCGGCCGCGGCTGGACCAACACCGAGATCGCCGAACGCCTGGTGCTCACCGAGTCCACCGTGAAGAAGCACGTCGGCCGCGTCCTCGCCAAGCTGCACGCCCGGGACCGCGTCCAGGCCGTCATCATCGCGTACGACACCGGCCTGGTCCGCCCCGGCGAGAGCTGA
- a CDS encoding sensor histidine kinase, protein MSDTWLLRAQQRLAAAVRRRPWVLDLLVMVPVILSGLRDVYGDERASAGGPFGDQQLGTLPPGVTAVLVAVMVVALWWRRRAPGVVLAIILAVTFGSWLAGAWLQAGMAMLLALYAVARYGNLRTLAWACAGTAVVVVTGLFALLSVSHPWHAGFFMLGTATAAVALALTVRTRAAYLAALEDRARRLEVERDQRERLTAATERSRVAREMHDIVGHNLSVMIGLADGGAVLAASRGESTAEPLRLIGETGRQALGELRRVLGVLRDGTTDARLSPQPGVADLDDLVRRVRAAGLDVDYRTDGDIGAFGDGLQLTVYRIVQEALTNTLKHAGAGSAATVTVSAAGDRTVRVRVRDTGPAPGFVAAAADEPGHGLTGIRERAGLYGGEVVAGRDDAGGWRIEALLHDRPAALA, encoded by the coding sequence ATGAGCGACACCTGGCTGCTGCGGGCGCAGCAGAGGCTGGCCGCCGCCGTCCGGCGGCGGCCCTGGGTGCTGGACCTGCTGGTGATGGTCCCGGTGATCCTGTCCGGCCTGCGCGACGTGTACGGCGACGAGCGGGCCTCGGCCGGCGGCCCGTTCGGCGACCAGCAACTCGGCACGCTCCCGCCGGGCGTCACGGCGGTGCTGGTCGCCGTCATGGTGGTCGCGCTCTGGTGGCGCCGGCGCGCCCCGGGCGTCGTCCTGGCGATCATCCTCGCGGTCACGTTCGGCAGCTGGCTGGCCGGTGCGTGGCTGCAGGCCGGGATGGCGATGCTGCTGGCGCTGTACGCGGTGGCCCGCTACGGCAACCTGCGCACGCTGGCGTGGGCCTGCGCCGGCACCGCGGTCGTCGTGGTGACCGGGCTGTTCGCGCTGCTGTCGGTCTCGCACCCGTGGCACGCCGGATTCTTCATGCTCGGTACGGCTACCGCCGCGGTGGCGCTCGCGCTGACCGTGCGCACCCGCGCGGCGTACCTGGCCGCGCTCGAGGACCGGGCCCGTCGCCTGGAGGTCGAGCGCGACCAGCGGGAACGCCTCACCGCCGCGACCGAGCGCTCCCGCGTCGCCCGCGAGATGCACGACATCGTCGGCCACAACCTGTCCGTGATGATCGGCCTCGCCGACGGTGGCGCCGTGCTGGCGGCCAGCCGCGGCGAGTCCACCGCGGAGCCGCTGCGCCTGATCGGCGAGACCGGCCGCCAGGCGCTCGGCGAACTGCGCCGCGTGCTCGGCGTGCTGCGCGACGGCACCACCGACGCCCGGCTCAGCCCGCAGCCCGGCGTGGCCGACCTCGACGACCTGGTGCGCCGCGTGCGCGCGGCCGGTCTCGACGTCGACTACCGCACCGACGGCGACATCGGCGCGTTCGGCGACGGCCTTCAGCTGACCGTCTACCGCATCGTCCAGGAGGCGCTGACCAACACGCTGAAGCACGCGGGCGCCGGATCCGCCGCCACCGTCACCGTGAGCGCGGCCGGCGACCGCACGGTACGGGTACGGGTGCGCGACACCGGCCCGGCGCCCGGGTTCGTCGCGGCGGCCGCGGACGAGCCGGGCCACGGCCTGACCGGCATCCGGGAGCGGGCCGGCCTCTACGGCGGCGAGGTGGTCGCCGGCCGCGACGACGCCGGCGGCTGGCGGATCGAGGCGCTGCTGCACGACCGCCCGGCGGCGCTGGCATGA
- a CDS encoding ABC transporter permease — MTQLATEYVGSAPATPEPRPHGTPGRKLTFGGVFAGEWTKFWSLRSTWITLSTSLLLLGALGVIAALAYSPATGGEVGPPGPLGPEGADAVSIAISGTTFASLALGVLGVLVSAGEYTTGLIRATLTAVPSRLPVLWAKALLYGPIALVVGAVGAFAAFAIGLPVLDGETVAMGFGDENVLRSLFGTGLYLGGVGVLGVALGMLVRSSAGGIAILAGGLLILPGLATLLPSDWYDAIDGYLPSNAGSEIMSTTSDRPWTGLAIFGGWVAVTLAAAAYRLVKTDA, encoded by the coding sequence ATGACTCAGCTTGCGACCGAATACGTCGGCTCGGCGCCGGCCACGCCGGAACCGCGGCCGCACGGGACGCCCGGCCGGAAACTTACCTTCGGCGGCGTGTTCGCGGGGGAGTGGACCAAGTTCTGGTCGCTGCGCTCCACCTGGATCACGCTGAGCACCTCACTGCTGCTGCTCGGCGCGCTCGGCGTGATCGCCGCGCTCGCCTACTCGCCCGCCACCGGGGGCGAGGTCGGCCCGCCCGGGCCGCTCGGGCCGGAGGGCGCGGACGCGGTCTCGATCGCGATCTCCGGCACCACGTTCGCGTCGCTGGCGCTCGGCGTGCTCGGCGTGCTGGTGAGTGCGGGCGAGTACACCACCGGCCTGATCCGGGCCACGCTCACGGCCGTACCGTCGCGGCTTCCGGTCCTCTGGGCGAAGGCCCTGCTCTACGGCCCGATCGCGCTGGTCGTGGGCGCGGTGGGCGCGTTCGCCGCGTTCGCGATCGGCCTGCCCGTCCTGGACGGCGAGACGGTCGCGATGGGCTTCGGCGACGAGAACGTGCTGCGCAGCCTGTTCGGCACCGGTCTCTACCTGGGTGGCGTGGGCGTGCTCGGGGTGGCGCTGGGCATGCTGGTGCGCTCCAGCGCGGGCGGCATCGCGATCCTCGCCGGTGGCCTGCTGATCCTGCCCGGCCTGGCGACGCTGCTGCCGTCCGACTGGTACGACGCGATCGACGGCTATCTGCCCTCGAACGCGGGCTCCGAGATCATGTCGACCACCTCGGACCGGCCGTGGACCGGACTGGCCATCTTCGGCGGCTGGGTGGCCGTCACGCTCGCCGCGGCCGCGTACCGCCTGGTGAAGACGGACGCATAG
- a CDS encoding ABC transporter ATP-binding protein translates to MIEVRQVTKRYGPKTAVDGLTFTAQPGQVTGFLGPNGAGKSTTMRMIIGLDEPTEGTVRVNGRRYREHAAPLREIGALLEARSVHPGRSARSHLLGLARTHGIPRQRVDEVLELSGLTAVAGKRAGAFSLGMGQRLGIAAALLGDPAVVMLDEPVNGLDPEGVLWVRGLLGSLAAEGRTVMLSSHLMAETALIADHLVVVGKGRLLADTSVKDLINSAGTEVRVGSDEADRLRGLLARPGVSVASSIEGELDVTGMDAREIGAIASAHGVPLYQLTTRTASLEDAFMDLTRDSIEYGSVPA, encoded by the coding sequence ATGATCGAGGTGCGGCAGGTCACCAAACGGTACGGACCGAAGACCGCGGTGGACGGGCTGACGTTCACGGCGCAGCCGGGCCAGGTCACCGGGTTCCTGGGGCCGAACGGGGCCGGCAAGTCGACCACCATGCGCATGATCATCGGGCTGGACGAGCCCACCGAGGGTACGGTCCGGGTCAACGGCCGGCGCTACCGCGAGCACGCCGCGCCGCTGCGCGAGATCGGCGCCCTGCTGGAGGCGCGGTCGGTGCACCCGGGGCGCAGCGCGCGCAGTCACCTGCTCGGGCTGGCCCGCACGCACGGCATCCCGCGCCAGCGGGTCGACGAGGTGCTGGAGCTGTCCGGGCTGACCGCGGTCGCGGGCAAGCGGGCCGGCGCGTTCTCGCTCGGCATGGGACAGCGGCTCGGCATCGCGGCCGCGCTGCTCGGCGACCCGGCCGTGGTCATGCTGGACGAGCCGGTCAACGGGCTGGACCCGGAGGGCGTGCTGTGGGTGCGCGGCCTGCTCGGCAGCCTGGCCGCGGAGGGCCGCACCGTGATGCTCTCCTCGCACCTGATGGCGGAGACCGCGCTGATCGCGGACCACCTGGTGGTGGTCGGCAAGGGCCGGCTGCTCGCCGACACGAGCGTCAAAGACCTGATCAACAGCGCCGGCACCGAGGTACGGGTCGGCAGCGACGAGGCCGACCGGCTGCGCGGCCTGCTGGCCCGCCCGGGCGTGAGCGTGGCCTCGTCGATCGAGGGCGAGCTGGACGTCACCGGCATGGACGCGCGCGAGATCGGCGCGATCGCGAGCGCGCACGGCGTGCCGCTCTACCAGCTCACCACGCGTACCGCCTCGCTGGAGGACGCGTTCATGGACCTGACCAGAGACAGCATCGAGTACGGGAGCGTGCCCGCATGA
- a CDS encoding aspartate/glutamate racemase family protein, whose protein sequence is MRLIGLIGGMSWQSTAEYYRLINEMVAERLGGLHSARCLLYSVDFASIERMQADGRWSDAAAELGTAARALEAGGAELLALCTNTMHKVAGEVQSHVRIPLLHIADATAEAALAAGVTTVGLLGTRFTMAESFLADRLATHGLRVLRPNAQDQRLVNDIIYGELCVGIVRPESRAAYRGVIRRLVSAGADGVVYGCTEIELLVDQSDSDVPVFASTRLHCAAVVEAALSVQ, encoded by the coding sequence ATGCGGTTGATCGGGCTGATCGGTGGAATGAGTTGGCAGTCGACGGCGGAGTACTACCGGCTGATCAACGAGATGGTGGCGGAGCGGCTGGGCGGGCTGCACTCCGCGCGCTGCCTGCTGTACTCGGTGGACTTCGCGTCGATCGAGCGGATGCAGGCGGACGGCCGGTGGAGCGACGCGGCGGCGGAGCTGGGCACGGCCGCACGGGCGCTGGAGGCGGGCGGCGCCGAGCTGCTGGCGCTGTGCACGAACACGATGCACAAGGTGGCCGGCGAGGTGCAGTCGCACGTGCGCATCCCGCTGCTGCACATCGCGGACGCGACCGCCGAGGCCGCGCTGGCCGCGGGCGTGACCACGGTCGGGCTGCTGGGCACGCGGTTCACCATGGCGGAGTCGTTCCTGGCCGACCGGCTGGCCACGCACGGGCTGCGCGTGCTGCGGCCGAACGCGCAGGACCAGCGGCTGGTCAACGACATCATCTACGGCGAGCTGTGCGTGGGCATCGTGCGGCCGGAGTCCCGGGCGGCGTACCGGGGGGTGATCCGGCGGCTGGTCTCGGCCGGCGCGGACGGCGTCGTCTACGGGTGCACGGAGATCGAGCTGCTGGTCGACCAGTCCGACAGCGACGTTCCCGTCTTCGCCTCGACCCGGCTGCACTGCGCGGCCGTGGTCGAGGCGGCCCTGTCGGTCCAGTAG
- a CDS encoding TetR/AcrR family transcriptional regulator, translated as MAEGQRRRGAELEDAILRAAAEELTDSGYAGMTMDRVARRAGTNKNAIYRRWPQRAALGIAAYKRLARDRTPVPDTGSLRDDALDLLRQANATWSSPVGAILRDLLAAAADEPALLESLRSQAGGGAVNAAWFTVLSRAVARGEAPPEAVHPRVASLPMTMLRGEYALRGIPAVPDEVLAEIVDEVFLPLVRGRGTAHHQ; from the coding sequence GTGGCGGAGGGGCAGCGGCGGCGCGGCGCGGAACTGGAGGACGCGATCCTGCGCGCGGCCGCGGAGGAGCTGACCGACTCCGGCTACGCCGGCATGACCATGGACCGGGTGGCCCGGCGGGCCGGCACGAACAAGAACGCGATCTACCGCCGCTGGCCGCAGCGTGCCGCCCTCGGCATCGCGGCCTACAAGCGGCTGGCGCGCGACCGCACGCCGGTCCCGGACACCGGCAGCCTCCGCGACGACGCGCTCGACCTGCTGCGTCAGGCCAACGCGACGTGGTCGTCACCCGTCGGCGCGATCCTGCGCGACCTGCTCGCCGCCGCCGCGGACGAGCCGGCCCTGCTGGAGTCGCTGCGCTCCCAGGCCGGCGGCGGAGCCGTGAACGCGGCCTGGTTCACGGTGCTGAGCAGGGCGGTCGCCCGCGGCGAGGCCCCGCCGGAGGCAGTCCATCCGCGGGTCGCGTCGCTGCCGATGACGATGCTGCGCGGCGAGTACGCGCTGCGCGGCATCCCGGCCGTCCCGGACGAGGTGCTCGCCGAGATCGTCGACGAGGTCTTCCTGCCGCTGGTCCGCGGGCGCGGGACCGCTCACCACCAGTAG
- a CDS encoding Type 1 glutamine amidotransferase-like domain-containing protein, which translates to MKLLLTSGGVTNASIRAALVELLGKPISECRALCVPTAQWGHPACGPSSVRGLVAAEPDWRHFTGLGWGSLGVLELTALPTIGAERWVPWVREADALLVDGGDATYLCHWMRESGLAGLLPSLPDTVWVGVSAGSMVMTPRIGAYFVEWAAAPDDRTLGVVDFSIFPHLNAFPTNTPAHAQRWAADLGVPAYAIDEQTAIRVADGSVEVISEGEWTAFGQI; encoded by the coding sequence GTGAAGTTGTTGCTCACGTCGGGGGGTGTCACGAACGCGAGCATCCGGGCGGCGCTCGTGGAGCTGCTCGGCAAGCCGATCTCGGAGTGCCGTGCGCTGTGCGTACCGACGGCGCAGTGGGGGCATCCGGCGTGCGGGCCGTCGTCGGTGCGCGGGCTGGTGGCCGCCGAGCCCGACTGGCGGCACTTCACCGGGCTGGGCTGGGGCTCGCTCGGCGTCCTCGAGCTCACGGCGCTGCCCACGATCGGTGCCGAGCGGTGGGTGCCGTGGGTGCGGGAGGCCGATGCGCTGCTGGTCGACGGCGGCGACGCGACGTACCTGTGTCACTGGATGCGCGAGTCCGGGCTGGCCGGCCTGCTGCCGTCGCTGCCGGACACGGTGTGGGTGGGCGTGAGCGCCGGGAGCATGGTGATGACGCCGCGCATCGGCGCGTACTTCGTGGAGTGGGCGGCCGCGCCGGACGACCGCACCCTGGGAGTCGTCGACTTCTCGATCTTCCCGCATCTGAACGCGTTCCCCACCAACACGCCGGCCCACGCGCAGCGGTGGGCGGCGGACCTCGGCGTCCCGGCGTACGCCATCGACGAGCAGACGGCCATCAGGGTGGCCGACGGCTCCGTCGAGGTGATCTCCGAGGGAGAGTGGACCGCGTTCGGTCAGATCTGA
- a CDS encoding SDR family NAD(P)-dependent oxidoreductase produces the protein MNRLAGKTAVITGGGTRGIGRATAARLVAEGAHVFITGRREAELTEAVEAIGEGVTAVRGDITDPGDLDRLYETVRAYGRGLDVLFANAAAATIATIDTISVAELDRVFGVNVTGTMLTVQKALPLLNDGASVILNASTAADNATLGFGAYSASKAAIRSFARTWANELKGRGIRVNAISAGPTDTSGMAELAELAGVDAAAFKASEGSRIAIGRLGRPEEIAAAVAFLASADSSFMLGANLYVDGGENQI, from the coding sequence ATGAACCGACTGGCAGGCAAGACCGCGGTGATCACCGGCGGCGGCACCCGGGGCATCGGCCGGGCCACCGCGGCACGGCTGGTGGCCGAGGGCGCGCACGTGTTCATCACCGGCCGGCGCGAGGCCGAGCTGACGGAGGCGGTCGAGGCGATCGGGGAGGGCGTCACCGCGGTGCGGGGCGACATCACCGACCCCGGCGACCTGGATCGCCTCTACGAGACCGTCCGCGCGTACGGCCGCGGGCTGGACGTGCTGTTCGCCAACGCGGCCGCCGCCACGATCGCCACCATCGACACGATCAGCGTGGCGGAGCTGGACCGCGTCTTCGGCGTCAACGTCACCGGCACCATGCTGACCGTGCAGAAGGCGTTGCCGCTGCTCAACGACGGCGCCTCGGTGATCCTCAACGCGTCCACCGCGGCCGACAACGCCACGCTGGGCTTCGGTGCGTACTCGGCGTCCAAGGCGGCGATCCGGTCGTTCGCGCGCACCTGGGCCAACGAGCTCAAGGGCCGGGGCATCCGGGTCAACGCGATCTCGGCCGGCCCGACCGACACCAGCGGCATGGCGGAACTCGCGGAGCTCGCCGGCGTCGACGCCGCGGCCTTCAAGGCGAGCGAGGGGAGCCGGATCGCCATCGGCCGGCTGGGCCGCCCGGAGGAGATCGCCGCCGCGGTCGCGTTCCTCGCCTCAGCCGACAGCAGCTTCATGCTCGGCGCCAACCTCTACGTCGACGGCGGCGAGAATCAGATCTGA
- a CDS encoding TetR/AcrR family transcriptional regulator, with amino-acid sequence MVSRQGAPVGRPRGFDVDEALEKAMLVFWSRGYDGVSLSDLARAMGITKTSLYAAFGNKDELFQKALHRYSEGPASYAVDALAEPTSRAVAAAYLMGSVRTSTWPGGPAGCLSTQAFMAAGHLEKPLRDALDTWRVENRARLRARFARAIDEGDLPADADPDVLARYLMTTADGLAVQASAGATRAELEQVAHAAVRNWPPA; translated from the coding sequence GTGGTGAGCAGACAGGGCGCGCCGGTGGGCCGCCCCCGCGGGTTCGACGTCGACGAGGCGCTCGAGAAGGCCATGCTGGTCTTCTGGAGCCGTGGCTACGACGGCGTCAGCCTCAGCGACCTGGCGCGCGCCATGGGGATCACCAAGACCAGCCTCTACGCGGCCTTCGGCAACAAGGACGAACTGTTCCAGAAGGCGCTGCACCGCTACAGCGAGGGCCCGGCGTCGTACGCGGTCGACGCGCTCGCGGAGCCGACGTCACGCGCGGTGGCCGCGGCCTACCTGATGGGATCGGTCCGCACCTCGACCTGGCCGGGCGGGCCCGCCGGCTGCCTGTCCACCCAGGCGTTCATGGCCGCCGGCCACCTCGAGAAGCCGCTGCGCGACGCGCTCGACACCTGGCGCGTGGAGAACCGGGCCCGGCTGCGCGCCCGCTTCGCGCGCGCGATCGACGAGGGCGACCTGCCCGCGGACGCCGACCCCGACGTGCTGGCCCGTTACCTGATGACCACCGCGGACGGCCTCGCCGTCCAGGCCTCGGCCGGCGCCACCCGCGCCGAACTCGAGCAGGTGGCGCACGCCGCGGTCCGCAACTGGCCGCCCGCCTGA
- a CDS encoding FKBP-type peptidyl-prolyl cis-trans isomerase, with product MSDPLTSRGSAAANRAAGRRNAGGPPLKTKAEKRAEAKAAKARAQAMRRRRRALAVGGAAVGVVAVVVGLAVWIGTVLAQPDPPAADGAATPGAATPSAAAPSTGAAFPPVPAGADPALSRKPAATAGAGAVTELKATNLIEGTGAAAQAGQTITVNYVGVTYADGQEFDSSWSRSEPFSFQLGAGNVIQGWDQGLAGAKVGSRVQLDIPAALAYGDNPTGGQPAGALRFIVDVLSAT from the coding sequence GTGTCTGATCCCCTGACGAGCCGTGGCAGCGCGGCTGCCAACCGTGCCGCCGGCCGGCGTAACGCCGGTGGGCCGCCGCTCAAGACGAAGGCCGAGAAGCGGGCCGAGGCCAAGGCCGCCAAGGCGCGCGCCCAGGCGATGCGGAGACGCCGCCGGGCGCTGGCCGTCGGCGGCGCCGCCGTGGGCGTGGTGGCCGTCGTGGTCGGGCTGGCCGTGTGGATCGGCACCGTGCTGGCGCAGCCGGACCCGCCCGCCGCCGACGGCGCCGCCACGCCCGGCGCCGCCACGCCCAGTGCCGCCGCGCCGAGCACGGGTGCCGCGTTCCCGCCGGTGCCCGCGGGCGCCGATCCCGCGCTGAGCCGGAAGCCGGCCGCGACCGCCGGCGCCGGCGCGGTCACCGAGCTCAAGGCGACCAACCTCATCGAGGGTACGGGTGCGGCCGCCCAGGCCGGCCAGACGATCACCGTGAACTACGTCGGCGTCACCTACGCCGACGGCCAGGAGTTCGACTCGTCCTGGAGCCGCTCGGAGCCGTTCAGCTTCCAGCTCGGCGCCGGCAACGTGATCCAGGGCTGGGACCAGGGCCTGGCCGGCGCGAAGGTCGGCAGCCGGGTCCAGCTCGACATCCCGGCCGCCCTCGCCTACGGCGACAACCCGACCGGCGGGCAGCCGGCCGGCGCCCTCCGCTTCATCGTCGACGTCCTGTCCGCCACCTGA